The nucleotide window TGAACCGTTGACGAGGAGGTTGGGGAATGCCGCCGGGAGCACTGTCGGCTCTTTGCGGGAATCATCGAAGTTCGAGGCGAGATCGACGGTCTCTTTTTCTATATCGTCAAGGAGCTTTTCCGCAAGGTGCGTCATCCGCGATTCGGTGTACCGCATTGCGGCCGCCGGGTCGCCGTCGATGGAGCCGAAATTGCCCTGACCGTCGACGAGCGGAGCGCGGAGCGAGAAATCCTGCGCCAGGCGTACCATTGTTTCATATACTGCGGCGTCGCCGTGCGGGTGATATTTACCGAGCACTTCACCGACCGTGGTCGCCGACTTCTTGTACGGTTTATCGTGGGTGAGGCCGCTGTCGTACATGGCGTACAGAATGCGGCGATGCACCGGCTTAAGGCCGTCGCGGACGTCGGGGAGCGCCCGGGACACGATGACGCTCATCGCATAGGTAAGGTAGGAATCCTTTATTTCGGCTTCTATGGCTATAGGCTCGACGCTTTTGAGGATATCCGCGGTGGCAGTGGATATCGCCGGGGTTTTATCGTCTTTATCTTTTTTTGATGCGTCGTTCTTTTCGGCCATGACCTTATCTCGATATGGTGTTCTGGGGGACGTATCGTATCCGCGAGCTGCCCACAGAGGCGATGCAGTATATCATGGGAGAGCGGCGGAGTCAAGTAAAAAAGGGCTTTTCGCGGTACAATTCGGACTTTCGCCGCCCAAAAGCTAGTATTTCCTGAACACGCCCCCGTGCGGTTCGCATTTCGGACAGTTGACCTTCGCCCCCAGCACGGATGCGATGGCGGTAAAGGGGTAGAGCAGCAGTCTGAGATCGGCCCTGACGAGCGGTGCGATATATGCCCCTGCGGTGAGAATGAGCCAGTAGCGGTTATGCACAATGCCGAGTATGAGCGATATCACCGCAATGCATACCCATACGATATGCGGAAGGAGATAGATGACCGCTATGCCTTTCTGGGAGAGGCGTTTGGTCCCGCTGCATAAAGGACATGATGCATTTTCAGTGTCCATGCCTGCCGTCAGTACGACGCGTATATCGCTTTGATCTCCTCGGCCGAAAGTGCGCGTGAGAACACCTTAACCTCGTCCACAGCGCCGAGATAGAACGATGCATATTTGCTCGGGCTCGGAGAAGCCACGCCGATGAAAATATCCGGGGGATACTTGCGCGGGGCGCCCTCTGCCATGACCGCTGACTTTACCGATACACCGTTGATGTATATGGTCGTTTGATTCTTTCCCATATCATAAGCACCGGCGATATGATGCCACGTGCCGGAAACGTTCGCAGATGGGGCCGTCGCATAGGCGTTCTTGTTGTCGACGTTCCACATGCTGAAAAAGAACGCCCCGTTCGTCAGGACGCCGAGCGTGTTGTGAAATCCTGGTCTGGACACCGCGGCCATTTCATTGAACTCACGGTCCGTCGGCATGGCCGATGGCTTCACCCAGGCGCACATGGATAAGCTTCCGGGGATATCGATGACAGCGGCGCGCGCATAGCTCATTGCGCCGTTGAATTCGACCGCCATGCCTTTTTTACCGTTCACCCAGACGGCATTCGTCAGTATCGCTTTGCGATTATTGCCCGAGGCGTCGGCGGCGGTAATGCCCGAGCCTTCATCGAATTTCCAGTAGCCGACAAGACCTTCCTCTGCGTTGAGCGCTATGCAGCATGCAAGCGCTATGATCACATGTTTCATACGTATGTCCTCCGCATTCCATGATGGACCGACTATAGCATGTCCGGTAGTTTTTGACAATGCACGCGAACGATCTGCCGCGTGTCGGCTTGACTTCCCGTGCAATCGCACTATAATCCGTCGTCATGGCCGTTAATGTCCACGAAAAATACCGCATCGACAATCCCACCGTCTGGGAGCGCATGTATTTCCCCGCCATCATCAAGGGGATGCTCCTTACCCTCAGGCATTTTTTCGCCCTGAAGAAATCGACGGTGTCCTACCCCGAGAAGCGATTGCCGGTCTCGCCGCGATTCCGCGGACGCCATCGGCTGAAACGCGATGAGAAGAACGCCGTGCGCTGCGTGGCCTGTTTCGCCTGTCAGTATTCCTGTCCCGCGGGCGCCATATCCATCGTCGCCGGGGAGATATCGAATGCGACGAAGGACGGGTATGTGAACGACGAGAAATATCCCGTGCGCTATGAGATAGACCTTCTGCGCTGCGTGTATTGCGGTTTCTGTCAGGAGGCCTGCCCGAAAGGCGCCATCTATCTGGAAGAGGGATATGAGCTTGCGAACGAGGATAAAGCATCGTTCTATCTTAAGAAAGAGGACCTGCTCGAGAAGAAGGGCGGTCCGATAAAGTTCGTGCCATAATATGGATGCAGTAAGAGCGATCATCGGTTCGATATCGGTCGACCAGTTCAACCGCATGTTCGTCGACGGTGCGTTCATGTTCTTCGCCGTCATCGTCGCCTCTGCCGCGATAGCCGCGATATTCCTCAAGAACCCCATAACGAGCGCCGCGAGCCTCGTGCTCTCGCTTTTCGCCCTCGCCGTGCTCTACTTCATAGCGGATATGCAGTTCGTCGGCATCGTGCAGATACTCGTGTATGCCGCGGGTATCATCGTGCTGTTCCTGTTCGTGCTCATGTATATCGATCTTGCCGCACAGGGGAATATGCATATCCCCTCGCGCACGAAGCGGTTGTTCGGCGCGCTTATCGCCGTAGTGCTGCTTGCCAACCTGTTCTTCGCGCTCATCTCCATTCTCCACGCCCCTTCCATGGTAGCCGAGACGACCAAACATTTCACGGTAACGGATTTCGCGCGTCTTTTGTTCGTCGAGAACAATGCGTTCACGGTAGCCTTCGAGCTCATCGGGATACATCTGTTCATCGGCATGGTGTTCGTCATCTATTTTACCCAAAAGAAGACGGCTGACCGCTAGCCGCTGACAGCGGCTACGATGCGTTCGTTCCCTGCACAGCGTTCATCTCCTCAAGCCGTTCACGTATCATCGCGATGACCTCATGCTTTCCCGCTTTCCAGCGGGGTGCGATGAGATATTCGCTGTGGCTGTCGCCGACAAGACGTTCGATGACCACCGATGCGGGGAGCATGGTGAGCGCGTGAGCGACGATGTCTGCATACGTACGCTCATCGAGGAGCGGGAACGGTTCGCGCGCATAGAGATCGGCGATTTTTGTACCGCGTACTATTGACAGCTGATGGAATTTCATGCCGTCGACGGGTATCTTCGCGAGCTCGCGTATGCCGGCAAGCATCCCTTCACGCGCTTCCCCCGGCAGCCCGAATATGACATGCGCGCTTACTCGTATCTTCCCGCGCTGAACGCACAGGGCGGCCTCCATGAATTGTTCGAACGTGTGCCCGCGATCGATATGCGCAAGCACGGCATTATCCATCGACTGCATGCCCATTTCCATCCATACGTCGTAACGGGAGGCCAGTTCGGACAGTGCGGAGATCGTTGTGGCATCGAGCGCGTCAGGGCGCGTGCCTATCATGATGCCAGAGAGAGAAGTATCTTCTGCTATCGGCGCGAGAATACGTGCCACATCGATGCCCGGCCCGGTATTCGTCCCGAGCTGGAGATATGCGTAGTTCCGCGCATGGCGGCTGAACTTCTTTCCGCGCTGCCATTGTTCTTCCACAGAAAGGGCGGGTGATGTGTACGACGGGGCGAATGCGGCGAGCGAACAGAAGCTGCATCCGCCGGTTCGTTTCTGATGCGCGCAGCCGAAGCCGATATCGATGGATATCTTGCCGGCGGCGGAACCGAACCGGTCCCGCGTGTAGTCGGCGAATGAGAAGTACTGGCGCGTCACGCTATCGCTTGCCCTCGAGCTTCTTCACTTTCTCGCGCACCGCTTTTTCGTTGAATTCGATGCTTTTTTCCTCTACCGCGAGCGCCTTCCTGAACGACTCGAGCGCGTTCGCCGTATCGCCCATCGCGAGATATACGTCGCCGAGATGGCCGTAGACGACGGATAGTCCTTCGCCGGAAAAGCCCCCGAGGGCGCGCGTGAGTTCCGTCTTTGCTTCATCAAAGCGTTTTTCCTTGAAGTATCCCCAGCCGAGGCTGTCGTAGAAGTGCGGGCTTTGTCTTATCGAAAGCGCTTTCTTCACGAGCGTGAGCCCTTTTGCGATATTGATGTCCTGATCGATATAGGTATACCCGAGGGCGTTGAGCGAATTCGGGTCATCGGGGTCGAGATCGAGCGCGCGTGAGAGCGCATCAACGGCCTCTTTCGAACGCCCGATCATGAGCTCTATCGTCCCGATGGTGTAGTATGCCGATTTCTTCCCTTTGTCATCCTCGCCGGCGAAGAGGCTTCGCGCCTTTTCGATCATTCGGCGTGCGGAGGGTGCATCGCCGGTCATGCCGTACACGACGCCCTTCTGCAGATACGCGAACGTGGAGTCGGGGAACAGTTTGATGATGCGGTCATATCCTGCCTGTGCATCGGGGAAACTGCGCTGGCGAAGAAGAAAATCGGATACATCCCAGAGCGCGGCGAGCTTATGCGTGATATCCGCCTTGATGTACCGCGCCGCCGCATCCCGCGCATGCTCGGTGTCGTTCGTCCGCAGATACGCCATGGCGATATCGTACCAGAGATAGGCGTACTTCTTTTCGGCAACGAGAGAGGTGAGGTGCCGTAACGCCATGCCGTACACATTATTGCGGTAATAATATACGGCGAGATCGAGCTCGGTCTTGCGCGCACGCTCGGGGGGGCCGAGCTTCCTGTCGATATGAAAGAGCATCTGCATCGTTTCGAGCGGGGGC belongs to Spirochaetota bacterium and includes:
- a CDS encoding TIGR01212 family radical SAM protein (This family includes YhcC from E. coli K-12, an uncharacterized radical SAM protein.), which translates into the protein MTRQYFSFADYTRDRFGSAAGKISIDIGFGCAHQKRTGGCSFCSLAAFAPSYTSPALSVEEQWQRGKKFSRHARNYAYLQLGTNTGPGIDVARILAPIAEDTSLSGIMIGTRPDALDATTISALSELASRYDVWMEMGMQSMDNAVLAHIDRGHTFEQFMEAALCVQRGKIRVSAHVIFGLPGEAREGMLAGIRELAKIPVDGMKFHQLSIVRGTKIADLYAREPFPLLDERTYADIVAHALTMLPASVVIERLVGDSHSEYLIAPRWKAGKHEVIAMIRERLEEMNAVQGTNAS
- a CDS encoding NADH-quinone oxidoreductase subunit J, which translates into the protein MDAVRAIIGSISVDQFNRMFVDGAFMFFAVIVASAAIAAIFLKNPITSAASLVLSLFALAVLYFIADMQFVGIVQILVYAAGIIVLFLFVLMYIDLAAQGNMHIPSRTKRLFGALIAVVLLANLFFALISILHAPSMVAETTKHFTVTDFARLLFVENNAFTVAFELIGIHLFIGMVFVIYFTQKKTADR
- a CDS encoding LamG domain-containing protein; protein product: MKHVIIALACCIALNAEEGLVGYWKFDEGSGITAADASGNNRKAILTNAVWVNGKKGMAVEFNGAMSYARAAVIDIPGSLSMCAWVKPSAMPTDREFNEMAAVSRPGFHNTLGVLTNGAFFFSMWNVDNKNAYATAPSANVSGTWHHIAGAYDMGKNQTTIYINGVSVKSAVMAEGAPRKYPPDIFIGVASPSPSKYASFYLGAVDEVKVFSRALSAEEIKAIYASY
- a CDS encoding NADH-quinone oxidoreductase subunit I — encoded protein: MAVNVHEKYRIDNPTVWERMYFPAIIKGMLLTLRHFFALKKSTVSYPEKRLPVSPRFRGRHRLKRDEKNAVRCVACFACQYSCPAGAISIVAGEISNATKDGYVNDEKYPVRYEIDLLRCVYCGFCQEACPKGAIYLEEGYELANEDKASFYLKKEDLLEKKGGPIKFVP